In Nicotiana tabacum cultivar K326 chromosome 11, ASM71507v2, whole genome shotgun sequence, a single window of DNA contains:
- the LOC107764993 gene encoding uncharacterized protein LOC107764993, producing MLPAIIMSAVLGTGTNTIIMALALPLAQSALSLVMDAIWGWSNDGPRSKSKKKKRPYARAASNPGIRTREGQNTRNGKGVGDYQSWAAATGASDGKNSRSTVNFGGWDELDNHGMEGQSKKPPNRRLAEPTQGTDGKLSKRIGRRETPLLLRLVIAVFPFMGSWTKLL from the coding sequence ATGCTTCCAGCCATTATTATGTCAGCGGTACTTGGAACAGGCACAAATACTATTATCATGGCATTAGCACTTCCTTTGGCGCAGTCTGCTCTTTCATTAGTAATGGATGCCATCTGGGGATGGTCCAATGACGGCCCGCGATCCAagtccaagaaaaagaaaagacccTATGCTAGAGCAGCGAGCAACCCTGGAATAAGAACGAGAGAAGGACAAAATACTCGAAATGGCAAGGGAGTTGGAGACTATCAATCCTGGGCTGCCGCAACTGGTGCATCAGATGGAAAAAATTCACGAAGCACTGTAAATTTTGGTGGTTGGGATGAACTAGACAATCATGGGATGGAAGGACAGTCGAAAAAGCCCCCTAATCGAAGACTGGCTGAACCAACACAGGGGACTGATGGTAAATTGAGTAAGAGAATCGGGAGGAGAGAAACTCCATTGCTATTGAGATTGGTTATTGCTGTTTTCCCGTTCATGGGATCCTGGACCAAGCTATTGTAA